In Metarhizium brunneum chromosome 3, complete sequence, a genomic segment contains:
- the helB3 gene encoding Cytochrome P450 monooxygenase helB3, with amino-acid sequence MTSLSTQGVYFRLYHILEEKTRHRPSWIEQANYTAWLLCLVVAYATWKIAYARLLSPLRHIPGPMASRLTSKRGTWAVITGKASDIALADYNAYGDVYVAKPNAVFLCDPEDARNVLSVGEFRKTDMYRIFEYEGVPNVSTFTDPVEANRRRRQLHPFFNYGYLAKVEHKILEKGFLALRERWNKAIDKAAAEAGHADTTVVNYRIDTQLAMFDITGVLVFGRDFHALRDTNLDYTSWVNNTLTYMLLNHYFPVLKRWPFSGLTRRLKKSYDDLARFSRDSITIRKQLLDRGDKKPVDLLQALLDSVEPDSKIRMTSREVQTESISMLVGGSESTSSVISWVIHFLLLYPNYFTRVVNEVRSEFPPDHVITQAESRAKLPFLEACIYETLRCIPTASTSFPRISHQRGITVKGHYIPPGTEIVTNKCAAHVHRETWEDPFDFKPDRFIGGNNDSAEAKRNMLSFAYGTRVCIGKNLAWVVMMVTLANLFNTYDISIPDDSIFRPENVDADGRPKIMPTKLGVATMPANPDRDCRMVIKKRASA; translated from the coding sequence ATGACTTCTCTGTCGACCCAAGGCGTGTATTTTCGCCTATACCACATATTGGAGGAAAAGACACGTCACAGGCCGTCATGGATCGAACAGGCCAATTACACTGCTTGGCTGCTCTGTCTAGTCGTGGCCTACGCGACGTGGAAAATCGCCTATGCACGGCTCCTATCTCCATTGAGACATATTCCGGGCCCCATGGCCTCGCGACTTACGTCCAAGAGGGGAACCTGGGCCGTTATCACGGGCAAAGCTTCAGACATTGCCTTGGCCGACTACAACGCGTATGGCGATGTATACGTGGCCAAGCCAAACGCCGTCTTCCTCTGCGACCCGGAAGATGCCCGCAACGTCCTGTCGGTGGGCGAGTTTCGGAAAACAGACATGTATCGCATCTTTGAGTACGAGGGGGTGCCCAACGTGTCGACATTCACGGATCCCGTCGAGGCGAACCGTAGACGCCGCCAGCTTCATCCGTTTTTCAACTACGGATATTTGGCCAAGGTGGAGCACAAGATTCTCGAAAAGGGGTTTCTGGCACTCAGGGAGCGATGGAACAAGGCCATAGACAAGGCCGCAGCCGAGGCAGGCCATGCCGACACCACCGTCGTCAATTATCGCATCGACACGCAGCTGGCCATGTTTGACATCACCGGCGTGCTCGTCTTCGGGAGAGACTTTCACGCGTTGCGTGACACAAATCTGGACTACACAAGCTGGGTAAACAATACGCTCACCTACATGCTGCTGAACCACTACTTCCCGGTCCTGAAGCGCTGGCCCTTTTCCGGCCTCACCCGGCGCCTGAAGAAGTCGTACGACGATCTCGCCCGGTTTAGTCGGGACTCGATTACCATACGCAAGCAACTTCTCGACAGAGGCGACAAGAAGCCCGTCGACTTGCTGCAAGCCTTGTTAGACTCGGTAGAGCCCGACTCTAAAATCCGCATGACAAGTCGCGAGGTGCAGACGGAGAGCATCAGCATGCTCGTGGGAGGATCCGAGTCCACATCGTCCGTCATTTCATGGGTCATTCACTTTCTACTGCTGTACCCCAACTACTTCACCAGAGTCGTCAACGAGGTCCGCAGTGAGTTCCCCCCGGACCACGTTATTACGCAGGCCGAGAGTCGCGCAAAACTGCCCTTCCTCGAGGCATGCATCTACGAGACGCTGCGCTGCATACCGACCGCAAGCACATCCTTCCCACGCATCTCCCATCAACGGGGCATCACTGTCAAGGGCCATTACATCCCCCCCGGGACGGAAATCGTGACCAACAAGTGCGCAGCCCATGTGCATCGCGAGACCTGGGAGGACCCCTTTGATTTCAAGCCTGATCGCTTCATCGGCGGCAACAACGAcagcgccgaggccaagcgcAACATGCTCTCCTTTGCGTACGGCACCAGAGTTTGCATTGGCAAGAATCTCGCCTGGGTGGTCATGATGGTCACGCTGGCCAACTTGTTTAATACGTACGACATTTCTATTCCGGACGATAGCATCTTCCGACCGGAGAATGTAGATGCGGATGGTCGTCCCAAGATCATGCCTACAAAGCTGGGTGTGGCTACGATGCCGGCCAATCCAGACAGGGACTGTCGCATGGTGATTAAGAAGAGAGCGAGTGCCTAG
- the BVMO gene encoding Baeyer-Villiger monooxygenase, whose protein sequence is MASIPEQQFDVLIVGAGFGGICQAYSLRNMGLSIKLIDSLPDVGGTWLTNIYPGALSDTESFVYRFFWDQEDHKSHPWNRRYLRQPEILAYLNRIVAKHDLRKYMQFNTEMLSARWDQATSTWEIRTNTNEMFRVRYFIPALGVLSKVYLPDIPGVSTFKGCFTHSSSWPKDLDVKNKRIGVIGCGASGVQIITNTAPVVRSLTAFIRHPQFTVPNNDRQLSPTHMKWLDENYDRIREQVNSSFSGFGFVESNRPFFSLPPERRQELLEDQWNHGNGMHFLMESFNDVVTNEKANEEVCDFLRNKIRHIVKDPEKARKLVPDELFARRPVSNDGYYETFNRKNVSIVDLKEHPIKAITPDGILTADGMVHELDVVVFATGFDAVEGNIMRVNITGRDATVLKDEWATGPKAYLGTFVPGFPNMFIVNGPQSAFGNVPQTIQASVDLNTSAIQRAEAARRDSGSKGIVEATPAAQDAWDRLCLHHAEGSLFSKSKYSWFNGGNIPGKPNSVRAYLNGLGSFRAVWNRAVNETWEGFNPL, encoded by the coding sequence ATGGCATCCATTCCAGAACAACAATTTGACGTTCTAATCGTCGGCGCCGGTTTCGGTGGGATATGCCAGGCGTACAGCCTGCGGAACATGGGCCTGTCTATCAAGCTTATTGACTCCCTCCCGGATGTGGGAGGTACTTGGCTGACCAACATCTATCCTGGAGCCTTGAGCGACACGGAGAGCTTTGTATATCGTTTCTTTTGGGATCAGGAAGACCACAAATCTCATCCGTGGAATCGGCGATATCTTCGGCAACCTGAGATCTTGGCCTATCTCAATCGCATCGTCGCCAAACACGATCTACGCAAGTACATGCAATTTAACACGGAAATGTTGTCAGCTAGGTGGGATCAGGCCACTAGCACTTGGGAGATCAGGACAAACACCAACGAAATGTTTCGGGTTCGCTATTTCATTCCTGCCTTGGGGGTCTTGTCCAAAGTCTACCTGCCTGATATCCCAGGGGTTTCAACCTTTAAGGGGTGTTTTACGCACTCGTCCAGTTGGCCGAAGGATCTGGACGTGAAAAATAAACGTATTGGAGTAATTGGTTGTGGTGCGAGCGGAGTCCAGATTATTACCAATACTGCTCCTGTTGTTCGATCTTTGACAGCGTTTATTCGGCACCCGCAGTTTACGGTGCCCAACAATGACAGACAACTTTCGCCAACTCACATGAAATGGCTGGATGAGAACTACGACCGTATCCGGGAACAGGTCAACAGCTCCTTTTCCGGATTCGGTTTTGTCGAGTCCAACCGGcctttcttttccctccctCCTGAACGGCGTCAGGAACTACTGGAAGATCAGTGGAACCATGGTAACGGGATGCATTTTCTCATGGAGAGCTTTAATGACGTTGTGACGAACGAAAAAGCCAACGAAGAGGTCTGCGATTTCCTCCGCAATAAGATTCGTCACATTGTCAAAGACCCGGAGAAGGCGCGTAAACTTGTTCCTGATGAGCTCTTTGCGCGTCGACCCGTGTCGAACGACGGATACTATGAGACCTTTAACCGCAAGAATGTGTCTATTGTAGACCTAAAAGAGCACCCCATCAAGGCGATCACTCCTGACGGTATCCTGACTGCAGACGGCATGGTTCACGAATTGGACGTTGTAGTTTTCGCCACTGGGTTTGATGCCGTTGAAGGCAATATTATGCGCGTCAACATCACCGGTCGCGATGCCACGGTCCTCAAAGACGAATGGGCTACAGGGCCCAAGGCGTATCTGGGCACTTTCGTCCCTGGCTTTCCAAACATGTTTATTGTCAACGGCCCGCAGTCGGCTTTTGGGAATGTTCCGCAAACGATTCAAGCTAGTGTCGACCTTAACACCAGTGCTATTCAGCGTGCAGAAGCTGCCAGGCGTGATTCTGGTTCCAAAGGTATTGTTGAGGCTACTCCTGCCGCACAGGACGCATGGGACCGCCTCTGCCTGCATCACGCTGAAGGGAGCCTTTTCAGTAAATCCAAGTATTCCTGGTTTAACGGAGGCAATATTCCCGGTAAGCCAAACAGCGTCCGGGCTTATCTCAACGGGCTCGGGAGTTTTAGAGCCGTGTGGAACAGGGCCGTGAACGAGACATGGGAAGGCTTTAACCCGCTTTGA
- the ELM gene encoding Extracellular metalloprotease: MRLYFLALALTAAAAPKSLAAEEHVAKFGDTRPISNDPRPVSGTVVPRQQPDGTEEVGFDVYVHVVGRPEETKANQTEFLLTRDDVKSQMEVLNRSFKPVGISFKLAGVDWTAISTLAPYENPFSNILYNKELEGIYKGDDKGDNTTLNLYFLNGTNGHGGISQNFFYLKRFVFVNARTVPGGTEPSFNMGLTTVHEVGHWLGLVDVYKVKPSWGTAEDFSKARAACLKLDGPCDTQVECLNYMSYASDTCKNEFNPEQIRFMKTYAKEMLAGGTPQPIEIDL, translated from the exons ATGCGTCTCTACTTCTTGGCACTGGCATTgaccgcggcggcagccccAAAAAGCCTAGCAGCTGAAGAACATGTCGCCAAATTTGGTGATACTCGACCTATTTCAAACGATCCTCGCCCCGTCAGTGGCACTGTTGTTCCTCGCCAACAGCCCGACGGGACCGAAGAGGTTGGCTTCGACGTTTACGTGCACGTTGTTGGCAGGCCTGAGGAAACAAAGGCCAATCAGACTGAGTTTCTTCTCACG CGCGACGATGTGAAGAGTCAGATGGAGGTGCTCAACAGGAGCTTTAAACCAGTTGGCATCTCGTTCAAGCTTGCAGGCGTGGACTGGACGGCGATTAGTACTTTGGCCCCCTATGAAAACCCCTTCTCAAACATTCTATACAACAAAGAGCTTGAAGGCATATACAAGGGCGACGATAAGGGCGACAATACTACACTAAACCTCTATTTCCTAAATGGGACCAACGGCCATGGGGGTATAAGCcaaaactttttttatttgaAACGTTTTGTATTCGTGAATGCGAGAACCGTTCCCGGTGGAACTGAACCTTCCTTCAACATGGGCTTAACTACCGTCCACGAGGTCGGCCATTGGCTCGGGCTTGTCGACGTCTATAAAGTGAAACCTTCGTGGGGGACCGCAGAAGACTTCAGCAAGGCAAGAGCGGCGTGTCTCAAATTAGA TGGCCCCTGCGATACCCAGGTCGAGTGCCTCAACTACATGAGCTATGCCTCCGA TACATGCAAGAATGAGTTCAATCCCGAACAGATTAGATTTATGAAGACCTATGCCAAGGAAATGCTAGCAGGCGGAACCCCTCAGCCTATTGAGATTGATCTGTAG
- the ustYa_2 gene encoding Oxidase ustYa codes for MKSTADEIFASRNHHSYEKASSSDEDHLLCENGSFLDQKTHRSRHDAPSKYGLIRTAVLICSVVLNVCLLGFLISMYSLRGPSNPIFPESLYSPLQEAIRYKTVLFTSGFGSQKTKYMGNSTAADDAWKTLYPRTVVRIPKSSADQLVNQTIPLNGDEDHFPVLISVFHEMHCLDSIRHIYFGHTKGFDQNPVINEAILAPEHIDHCFDSLRQTLMCGGDVAPMPYKWVEERKKALGHLDVQHTCRDYEALLEWAGRPEHDITGWDEKIKPTSIP; via the exons ATGAAGTCTACGGCCGATGAAATCTTTGCCTCTCGCAACCATCACTCATACGAAAAGGCTTCTTCATCTGATGAAGACCACCTGTTGTGTGAAAATGGGAGCTTCCTTGACCAGAAAACCCACCGGTCAAGACATGATGCACCATCCAAGTACGGGCTTATCCGGACCGCTGTCCTCATTTGCTCCGTCGTTCTAAACGTGTGTTTGTTGGGTTTTCTGATTTCCATGTATTCTCTTCGGGGCCCATCCAATCCTATATTTCCAGAATCTCTATACT CACCGCTCCAAGAAGCAATCCGGTACAAGACAGTGCTATTCACCAGCGGATTCGGTAGCCAGAAAACCAAGTACATGGGAAACTCGACTGCTGCGGATGATGCCTGGAAGACGCTCTACCCACGCACGGTAGTACGCATTCCCAAGTCTTCGGCAGATCAGCTCGTCAACCAGACGATTCCACTGAATGGCGACGAAGACCACTTTCCGGTTCTAATTAGCGTCTTTCACGAGATGCACTGCCTGGATTCAATCCGCCACATCTACTTTGGTCACACTAAAGGATTCGATCAGAACCCAGTGATTAATGAGGCGATTCTTGCACCGGAACATATTGACCATTGCTTTGACTCACTCCGGCAGACGCTCATGTGTGGTGGTGACGTTGCGCCGATGCCATATAAATGGGTAGAAGAGAGGAAAAAGGCTTTGGGGCATTTGGATGTGCAACACACCTGTAGAGACTATGAAGCGCTGCTGGAGTGGGCTGGGCGGCCAGAACACGACATCACAGGCTGGGATGAGAAAATTAAGCCGACCTCAATTCCCTGA
- the cctO_3 gene encoding Cyclochlorotine biosynthesis protein O — protein sequence MFDMIAPALEAVEYHDETLPGAFLQPSPYRGTPTPDIDARWEKLWDWGAFNVPEDKISLLNKSTDDPWHHTDPGHGGGVAGLFWGFHQIHCLDLLRQMSYKEEYEKSGQRLPSILRDPEALRRTHLDHCIELIRMDMMCQADVTPYLVLDRPDDSMGALNIDFSVFKRCRDFGKVANWMKDHIAISSVRDSEGHHSR from the exons ATGTTTGACATGATAGCACCAGCATTGGAGGCTGTTGAGTATCATGACGAGACCCTGCCCGGCGCCTTTTTACAACCCTCGCCTTACCGCGGAACACCGACGCCCGACATCGACGCCCGTTGGGAGAAGCTCTGGGACTGGGGTGCGTTCAATGTACCCGAAGACAAAATTTCCCTCCTGAACAAATCAACGGACGATCCGTGGCATCACACGGACCCGGgtcatggcggcggcgtggccgGACTCTTCTGGGGCTTTCATCAAATCCACTGCTTG GATCTCCTCCGTCAGATGTCCTATAAAGAGGAATACGAGAAATCTGGGCAGAGGCTACCGTCTATTCTCCGCGACCCCGAGGCACTTCGCCGGACGCATTTAG ACCACTGCATCGAACTTATCCGTATGGACATGATGTGTCAAGCGGACGTGACGCCATATTTAGTCTTGGACCGCCCGGATGACTCGATGGGTGCACTAAACATTGACTTTTCTGTCTTTAAAAGGTGTCGGGATTTTGGCAAGGTTGCAAATTGGATGAAGGACCACATTGCCATATCGAGCGTCAGGGACAGCGAAGGTCATCACTCGAGATAA